The following proteins come from a genomic window of Paucimonas lemoignei:
- a CDS encoding BAAT / Acyl-CoA thioester hydrolase C terminal — protein MSRNCWIDLPEGLIDQPRHIRFDGLAPGLAELRACLQAADGSRWESRAQFLIGEEGELDLSRDAPHTGDWLSADAMALVWSMRQVTPPVEVLNQESLTAQRIELQLTDAQGQTVSGRFVQHYLAPGVQRTEVRGAGISATLFQPVGDEPAPLVVVLNGSGGGTPEQRAALYAAHGYAALALAYFKAPGLPEHISATPLEYFQRALQWAAAELEPKDGFIAVAGLSRGGELALLLGSRFPELVSAVIGYVPSSVVHGTLRAGRPEQPRDADAWTWQGQPLANVWQNNPHVDWRPFDVAQAPGAPIRQAPAFVAVQQDAAAVARARIPVENIRGPLLLISGDDDGFWPSSDYCAEIEADLAARGHKWPVEHVLNQGAGHAIGFPFVPTTVIARLHPVAKVLISGGGTPAGNALANERSWERVLAFLERAVAAKGAAQ, from the coding sequence ATGAGTCGGAACTGCTGGATAGACCTGCCGGAAGGGCTCATCGATCAGCCCCGACACATCCGCTTCGACGGCCTCGCGCCCGGTTTGGCTGAGTTGCGAGCCTGCTTGCAGGCTGCGGATGGCAGCCGCTGGGAAAGCCGTGCGCAGTTCCTGATTGGCGAAGAGGGTGAGCTTGATCTGAGCCGTGACGCCCCGCACACCGGCGACTGGCTGAGTGCCGACGCCATGGCGCTTGTGTGGTCGATGCGTCAGGTTACGCCGCCGGTCGAGGTGTTGAATCAGGAAAGCCTGACTGCGCAACGGATCGAGCTGCAATTGACCGATGCTCAGGGTCAGACCGTCAGTGGCCGTTTCGTCCAACACTATCTGGCACCCGGCGTGCAGCGAACTGAGGTGCGGGGAGCGGGGATCAGTGCCACGTTGTTTCAACCGGTGGGTGATGAACCTGCGCCATTGGTGGTGGTGCTCAATGGTTCCGGTGGAGGCACGCCGGAACAACGCGCCGCGTTGTATGCCGCTCATGGTTATGCGGCGTTGGCATTGGCGTATTTCAAGGCGCCCGGTCTGCCGGAACATATCAGCGCTACACCCCTTGAGTACTTCCAGAGAGCGTTGCAATGGGCGGCTGCCGAGCTTGAGCCCAAAGACGGCTTCATCGCCGTGGCCGGGTTGTCTCGTGGGGGCGAGCTGGCGCTATTGCTGGGCTCGCGCTTCCCGGAGCTGGTCAGCGCGGTGATTGGTTATGTACCGAGTTCAGTGGTTCACGGCACGTTGCGCGCCGGTCGCCCGGAACAACCTCGGGATGCCGACGCCTGGACCTGGCAAGGGCAGCCGCTGGCCAATGTCTGGCAAAACAACCCGCATGTTGACTGGCGACCCTTCGATGTTGCCCAAGCGCCCGGTGCGCCTATCCGTCAGGCCCCAGCGTTTGTCGCGGTGCAGCAGGACGCAGCCGCTGTCGCTCGGGCGCGGATTCCGGTGGAAAACATTCGCGGTCCGCTGCTGTTGATTTCCGGCGATGACGACGGCTTCTGGCCCTCCAGCGACTATTGCGCCGAGATCGAGGCTGATCTGGCCGCGCGTGGGCACAAATGGCCGGTGGAGCATGTGCTCAATCAAGGCGCCGGGCATGCCATTGGCTTTCCCTTTGTGCCGACGACGGTCATTGCCCGGCTGCACCCGGTGGCCAAAGTGTTGATCAGCGGCGGCGGGACCCCTGCGGGCAATGCGCTGGCCAATGAGCGCAGCTGGGAACGGGTGCTGGCCTTTCTTGAGCGGGCGGTTGCCGCCAAGGGTGCTGCCCAATGA
- the cmpD_1 gene encoding ABC transporter ATP-binding protein, protein MSAALSVQQVGLTYETRRGQIQALRDIDLNIAEGEFVALLGPSGCGKSTLLKLAAGLLPVSSGRIELAGKPVQGPSRQSGVVFQKPNMLPWKTVLDNVLLPAKTLGLPMAEARPRALQLLELVGLQAFANDYPFELSGGMQQRVGIARMLLHDPRMLLMDEPFAALDAMSREALTLELQRIWSVHRKSVLFITHSIQEAVFLADRVLVMSPSPGTIIDELVIELPRPRTLDTLNDPQFTALCHHLRRHFSHA, encoded by the coding sequence ATGAGTGCCGCGCTGAGTGTTCAGCAGGTCGGTCTGACCTATGAAACCCGGCGTGGGCAGATTCAGGCGTTGCGCGACATCGACCTGAACATTGCCGAGGGCGAATTCGTCGCGCTGCTGGGGCCGTCGGGCTGTGGCAAATCCACGCTGTTGAAGCTGGCGGCGGGTTTGCTGCCGGTGTCCAGTGGCCGCATTGAGCTGGCTGGCAAACCAGTGCAAGGGCCAAGCCGACAGAGCGGGGTGGTGTTCCAGAAGCCCAATATGCTGCCCTGGAAAACGGTGCTGGATAACGTGTTGTTACCGGCGAAAACCCTGGGTTTGCCGATGGCTGAAGCCCGGCCGCGAGCCCTGCAATTGCTGGAATTGGTGGGATTGCAGGCGTTCGCCAATGACTACCCGTTCGAGCTGTCCGGCGGCATGCAGCAGCGGGTCGGTATCGCTCGCATGTTGCTGCATGACCCGCGGATGCTCCTGATGGATGAGCCGTTCGCCGCCCTGGATGCGATGTCCCGGGAGGCCCTGACCTTGGAGCTGCAGAGGATCTGGAGCGTGCATCGCAAGTCGGTGTTGTTCATCACCCACAGCATTCAGGAAGCCGTGTTCCTCGCCGACCGGGTGCTGGTGATGTCGCCCTCGCCGGGCACCATCATCGACGAACTGGTCATCGAGCTGCCGCGCCCACGCACCCTGGATACCCTCAACGACCCGCAGTTCACCGCGTTGTGTCATCACCTGCGGAGGCACTTCAGCCATGCGTAG
- the yxeN gene encoding amino acid ABC transporter permease, with product MTFDYAFALSTLPTFLKAVGVTLQVGLIAILTSLTVAVVNAAIATFKVPVLYRLVPLYVELARNTPLLIQLFFIYFALPTLGIRVSGFASAVIAMTFLGGAYLTEILRAGIEAVPKSQIESGLSIGLSRWQLLRHVILPQAGILSLPALFANFVFLLKETTVVSAVAVPEILYTTKSYIALYYKTYEMLAVMTGLCVLIFLPLSLLLGLLERRLQHGQFGS from the coding sequence ATGACCTTCGACTACGCATTCGCTCTGTCCACGTTACCTACCTTTCTCAAAGCCGTCGGCGTCACCTTGCAAGTGGGGTTGATCGCTATTCTGACTTCGCTGACCGTGGCTGTCGTCAACGCCGCCATCGCCACTTTCAAGGTGCCGGTGCTGTATCGGCTGGTGCCGCTTTATGTGGAGCTGGCGCGTAACACGCCGTTGCTGATCCAGCTGTTCTTCATCTATTTCGCGTTGCCGACCCTGGGCATTCGGGTCTCGGGTTTCGCCTCGGCAGTGATCGCCATGACCTTTCTGGGCGGGGCTTATCTGACCGAGATTCTGCGTGCCGGGATCGAGGCCGTACCCAAATCGCAGATCGAATCGGGGCTGTCCATCGGGCTGTCCCGCTGGCAACTGCTGCGTCACGTGATCCTGCCTCAGGCCGGCATTCTCAGCCTGCCAGCACTGTTCGCCAATTTCGTGTTTCTGCTCAAGGAAACCACCGTGGTGTCGGCTGTTGCAGTTCCGGAAATCCTATACACCACCAAGAGTTACATCGCCTTGTATTACAAGACCTACGAGATGCTCGCGGTGATGACGGGCCTGTGCGTGCTGATATTTCTGCCCTTGTCGTTGTTGCTCGGCCTGTTGGAAAGGAGGCTCCAGCATGGCCAGTTCGGGTCTTGA
- the ppsC_2 gene encoding zinc-containing alcohol dehydrogenase superfamily protein, with translation MSKTMKALVLDAHGDLDRLRVVNDKPVPAVTQGHVVIRVGASSFNYHDVFTVKGMPGIKVPLPVVIGLDLAGTITEVGEGVTGWSVGDRVLVNPLKPDVGLMGEMVDGGMAEYALVDARQLISLPAAVSFEQAAALPVAYGTAHRMLITHNTVKPGDRVLILGASGGVGTASVILAKLLGAEVIACAGSDAKGERLKEIGADHVINYRDTDFSKWAIGQYGKPQRRTHEGGVDVVINFTGGDTWVPSLKCLKRGGTLLVCGATAGHDPAEDLRYVWSFELNIKGSNSFYEENLVGLLDLIAEGKIDPLIDRVLPLEQAAEGLALIRDREVLGKVVVKP, from the coding sequence GTGAGCAAAACCATGAAAGCCCTGGTACTCGATGCACACGGTGATCTTGACCGTCTGCGTGTGGTGAACGACAAGCCGGTACCGGCAGTTACCCAGGGTCACGTCGTGATCCGTGTTGGAGCGTCGTCGTTCAATTATCACGATGTGTTCACCGTCAAAGGCATGCCGGGCATCAAGGTGCCGTTGCCGGTGGTGATTGGCCTGGACCTTGCCGGGACCATCACCGAAGTGGGCGAGGGCGTCACCGGCTGGAGCGTGGGTGACCGCGTGCTGGTCAACCCGCTCAAGCCTGATGTGGGCCTGATGGGGGAAATGGTCGACGGCGGCATGGCGGAGTACGCGCTGGTGGACGCCCGCCAGCTGATCAGCCTGCCTGCAGCGGTGAGCTTCGAACAGGCGGCGGCGCTGCCGGTGGCTTACGGTACGGCGCACCGCATGTTGATCACCCACAACACCGTCAAACCGGGCGACCGGGTGCTGATCCTCGGCGCCAGCGGGGGCGTGGGCACGGCCAGTGTGATTCTCGCCAAACTGCTGGGTGCCGAAGTGATTGCCTGTGCCGGCAGCGACGCCAAGGGTGAGCGCCTCAAGGAAATCGGCGCCGATCACGTGATCAATTACCGCGACACGGATTTCTCCAAATGGGCCATTGGTCAATACGGCAAGCCACAACGTCGGACCCATGAAGGCGGCGTCGATGTTGTGATCAACTTCACCGGCGGCGACACCTGGGTACCTTCGCTCAAATGCCTGAAACGCGGCGGCACCTTGCTGGTCTGCGGTGCGACGGCGGGCCACGATCCGGCGGAAGACTTGCGCTACGTGTGGAGCTTCGAGCTGAACATCAAGGGCTCCAACAGCTTCTACGAAGAAAACCTGGTGGGCCTGTTGGACTTGATCGCCGAAGGCAAGATCGACCCGCTGATCGACCGTGTTCTGCCGCTGGAACAGGCCGCCGAAGGCCTGGCCCTGATCCGCGACCGTGAAGTGTTGGGCAAGGTCGTCGTCAAGCCCTGA
- a CDS encoding NMT1/THI5 family protein, translating to MTIAKLLLPLTVPLMLGATQAWALDDVTVALAIPPAVHDGAAYAAAEELGLFKEQGLKVNVVVFQGAGALLPQIASKRVTFGFPVAEPVISSYFNGKDPLPVRYFYNGVPSQTLEYAVLADSPIKNLADLIGKQIGVGALTWGTLPNSRAALRVAGLEPGKNVEFVAVGALGAGFQALKTGRVDALNFNSSWNDMLELSGTPIRRIAYPPVFQENPGNGFIAHVDTFKENPDLIRRFGRAYTQGQLVCEANPTYCVQAFWRQHPESKPADAEGKGLADARELLVRRLRNTLHHADGSNRVPGEYSLPIIKDAIAAMAKTGEFPTADVPVDKIFSNEFVPAFSDFDHAALIKRAQEAK from the coding sequence ATGACCATTGCCAAGTTGTTGCTGCCGTTGACCGTGCCACTGATGTTGGGCGCTACCCAGGCCTGGGCGCTGGATGATGTAACTGTCGCCCTGGCGATTCCGCCCGCGGTGCATGACGGCGCTGCCTACGCGGCTGCCGAAGAACTGGGCCTGTTCAAGGAACAGGGGCTGAAAGTCAACGTGGTGGTGTTTCAGGGCGCCGGGGCTTTGTTGCCGCAGATCGCCAGCAAGCGCGTGACCTTTGGCTTCCCGGTGGCCGAACCAGTCATTTCCAGTTACTTCAATGGCAAAGACCCATTGCCGGTGCGTTATTTCTACAATGGCGTGCCGAGCCAGACCCTGGAATATGCGGTGTTGGCTGATTCGCCGATCAAGAACCTGGCCGACCTCATAGGCAAGCAGATCGGCGTGGGTGCCTTGACCTGGGGCACCTTGCCCAATAGTCGTGCCGCGCTGCGTGTCGCCGGGCTGGAGCCGGGCAAGAACGTCGAGTTCGTTGCCGTCGGTGCATTGGGCGCGGGCTTTCAGGCGCTGAAGACCGGCCGCGTCGATGCCCTGAATTTCAACAGCAGCTGGAATGACATGCTGGAGCTGTCCGGCACGCCGATCCGCCGCATTGCTTACCCGCCGGTGTTTCAGGAAAACCCCGGCAACGGCTTTATCGCTCACGTGGATACCTTCAAGGAAAACCCGGACCTGATCCGCCGTTTCGGCCGCGCCTACACCCAGGGGCAGCTCGTCTGCGAAGCCAACCCGACCTATTGCGTGCAAGCCTTCTGGCGTCAGCATCCGGAAAGCAAGCCGGCGGATGCCGAAGGCAAGGGCCTGGCCGATGCACGTGAGTTGCTGGTCCGCCGTCTGCGCAACACTTTGCATCACGCCGATGGCAGCAATCGGGTGCCGGGCGAATACAGCCTGCCCATCATCAAGGACGCGATTGCGGCCATGGCCAAAACCGGCGAATTCCCGACCGCCGATGTGCCGGTGGACAAGATCTTCTCCAATGAATTTGTTCCTGCTTTCAGCGACTTTGATCACGCCGCATTGATCAAGCGTGCTCAGGAGGCGAAATGA
- the fadK_1 gene encoding AMP-dependent synthetase/ligase encodes MSAASKNLGRVIDRQADRERVAFIGMHGEHDTCRSQRVGETMSLTHRLANKLAPTGLGAEHSITYGELDDLADSIARALAARGYAQGERIALLAANSVEYLAVVLGIMRAGLVAVPVNYKFPDATVHYVIADSGARLLFCDPYRLPAAPQGLEHLELSAEGLAAFAESGAFRAFEPQSDEPALILYTSGSTGKPKGVVLSHAAHLWVVQTRLQATRLADETPLIAAPFYHMNALALAFLSLASHTTTVLLPQFTAASYIDAIQRHRCTWLTAVPPMIAMMLSEKALLADADLSSVRVVRMGSAPVSASLLEQIRRLLPGAKVINAYGTTEGGPVVFGPHPAGLVSPPLSLGCAHPKVQLRLRDEAGELSDQGVLELRSPGLMSGYHNRPDLPLPFTADGYYITGDVFERDGDGFYTFVGRRDDMFVSGGENIYPGEIEKLLERHPAVQQACVVPVEDAIKGQKPVAFVVLREGFHATEDQLKTFVLEHAAAYQHPRRVWFLDALPLATTNKIDRRALIDQALSGLTH; translated from the coding sequence GTGAGCGCGGCTTCGAAAAACCTTGGCCGGGTGATCGACCGGCAGGCTGATCGTGAAAGGGTGGCGTTTATTGGCATGCATGGTGAACACGATACCTGTAGGAGCCAACGTGTTGGCGAGACAATGAGCCTGACACACCGCCTCGCCAACAAGTTGGCTCCTACAGGGTTGGGTGCCGAGCACTCGATTACTTACGGCGAACTCGACGACCTGGCCGACAGCATTGCCCGCGCGCTGGCGGCTCGCGGCTATGCCCAGGGCGAGCGGATTGCGCTGTTGGCCGCCAACTCGGTGGAGTATCTGGCGGTGGTGCTGGGCATCATGCGCGCCGGGCTGGTGGCAGTGCCGGTCAATTACAAATTCCCCGACGCCACGGTGCATTACGTCATCGCTGATAGCGGGGCGCGGCTGCTGTTTTGCGACCCGTACCGTCTGCCAGCCGCACCACAAGGGCTTGAACACCTGGAGTTGAGCGCCGAAGGGCTTGCCGCTTTCGCAGAGTCAGGCGCCTTCAGGGCATTCGAGCCTCAGTCGGACGAGCCCGCGCTGATCCTCTACACCTCCGGTTCCACCGGCAAACCCAAGGGCGTGGTGCTCAGCCATGCCGCGCATTTATGGGTGGTGCAGACCCGCTTGCAGGCCACACGTCTGGCTGACGAAACGCCGTTGATTGCCGCACCGTTTTATCACATGAACGCGTTGGCGCTGGCGTTCCTGAGTCTAGCGTCTCATACCACCACCGTGCTGTTGCCACAGTTCACGGCCGCCAGTTACATCGATGCCATCCAGCGCCATCGCTGCACCTGGCTCACCGCGGTGCCGCCGATGATTGCCATGATGCTCAGTGAAAAGGCTTTGTTGGCCGACGCTGATCTGTCCTCGGTGAGGGTGGTGCGCATGGGTTCGGCACCGGTCAGCGCCAGTCTGCTGGAGCAGATTCGCCGGTTGCTGCCCGGCGCCAAAGTCATCAATGCCTATGGCACCACCGAAGGTGGGCCGGTGGTGTTCGGGCCGCATCCGGCCGGGTTAGTCAGCCCTCCGTTGTCTCTGGGTTGCGCCCACCCAAAAGTACAACTGCGCTTGCGCGATGAAGCCGGTGAGCTGAGCGATCAAGGTGTGCTGGAACTGCGCAGCCCCGGCCTGATGAGCGGCTATCACAATCGCCCGGACCTGCCGCTGCCGTTTACCGCCGACGGTTACTACATCACTGGCGACGTTTTCGAGCGCGACGGCGACGGCTTTTACACCTTCGTCGGGCGCCGCGATGACATGTTCGTCAGCGGCGGGGAAAACATTTACCCCGGCGAAATCGAAAAGCTTCTGGAGCGGCATCCCGCCGTGCAGCAAGCCTGCGTGGTCCCGGTTGAAGACGCCATCAAAGGCCAGAAACCGGTGGCATTCGTGGTCCTGCGCGAAGGCTTTCACGCCACGGAGGACCAGCTCAAAACCTTCGTGCTGGAACACGCCGCTGCCTATCAGCACCCGCGCCGGGTCTGGTTTCTCGATGCATTACCCCTTGCCACGACCAACAAGATCGACCGTCGCGCCCTGATCGACCAGGCGCTCTCTGGATTGACCCACTAA
- a CDS encoding thioesterase superfamily protein, which yields MTDTLPTAADIQARLLKGPYHQWLGLEVTEVGEGTIELTAKWREEWVVNVEGGYTHGGILAALVDLTADWALVSKTGKGVPTVDLRVDYHRAAKGDLRATGKVIKFGKQFSVAEAQVFDAEGHLVASGRGLYSTPAPKA from the coding sequence ATGACCGATACATTGCCAACTGCCGCCGACATCCAGGCCCGCTTGCTCAAGGGCCCTTACCACCAATGGCTGGGGCTTGAAGTCACTGAAGTGGGCGAGGGCACCATCGAACTGACCGCCAAGTGGCGTGAAGAGTGGGTGGTCAACGTCGAAGGCGGTTACACCCACGGCGGCATTCTCGCCGCACTGGTTGACCTGACGGCCGATTGGGCACTGGTCTCGAAAACCGGCAAGGGCGTGCCTACTGTCGACCTGCGGGTTGATTACCATCGCGCCGCCAAAGGCGATTTGCGTGCCACGGGCAAAGTCATCAAGTTCGGCAAGCAGTTCTCGGTGGCCGAGGCCCAGGTCTTCGACGCCGAGGGTCATCTGGTGGCCAGTGGTCGTGGTCTTTATTCGACTCCTGCACCCAAGGCCTGA
- the ssuC_2 gene encoding ABC transporter permease gives MRRLLPLLYPLTSLAVLILIWDQSVRWLGISDYLLPPPLAVYQALAKGFADGTLWPHIAATVIETLSGYVIGSLLAIILGAVLAESRTFERFVYPLLIGLQATPKVALGPIILVWFGFGMTSKIVLVTLVCFFPLFVNTVNGIRRADPELLDACRAFSASRMYLLLHVKFPAAAGEVFAGLQIGISLALIGAVVGEFLSSQSGLGYLIASSSVSMNMATMFSGLILLALIGLCGAQSVRAIQHRVIFWEPGAARRQPKD, from the coding sequence ATGCGTAGATTGCTGCCTTTGTTGTACCCGCTGACCAGTCTGGCGGTATTGATTCTGATCTGGGACCAGTCGGTGCGCTGGCTGGGGATTTCCGACTATTTATTGCCGCCGCCCCTGGCGGTTTATCAGGCACTGGCCAAGGGTTTTGCGGACGGGACGTTGTGGCCGCACATCGCGGCCACGGTGATCGAAACCTTGAGCGGTTACGTGATCGGCTCGCTGCTGGCAATCATCCTCGGTGCGGTGCTGGCCGAGTCTCGCACCTTCGAGCGGTTCGTCTACCCGCTGCTGATCGGCTTGCAGGCCACGCCGAAAGTCGCTCTGGGGCCGATCATTCTGGTGTGGTTCGGCTTCGGCATGACCTCGAAGATCGTGCTCGTGACCCTGGTGTGTTTCTTCCCGCTGTTCGTCAACACCGTCAACGGCATCCGCCGCGCCGACCCTGAATTGCTGGATGCGTGCCGGGCGTTTTCGGCGTCGCGAATGTATTTATTGCTGCACGTGAAATTTCCCGCTGCGGCCGGTGAAGTCTTTGCCGGTTTGCAAATCGGCATCTCCCTGGCGTTGATTGGCGCAGTGGTAGGGGAGTTTCTGTCGTCGCAAAGCGGGCTGGGTTATCTGATCGCTTCAAGCTCGGTGAGCATGAACATGGCCACGATGTTCAGCGGCCTGATCCTGCTGGCGTTGATCGGGTTGTGCGGTGCACAGAGCGTTCGCGCGATTCAGCACCGGGTGATTTTCTGGGAGCCGGGCGCCGCCCGGCGACAACCTAAAGACTGA
- the ssuA_2 gene encoding sulfonate binding protein, with amino-acid sequence MRKLFAAAALATTVFVSFSSQAADAVRIGYWTSGVSLGYGSVLEAKDFLAKRGIEATFVHFPDVNAPIRALAAGSIDLAFGAPVAGVFSAAAEGVPIKIFAATQPADVQFVVPADSPIKSVAEFKGKKIGMSPTGSSVAVIAGTVLAGNYGIQPNDFSLIGGNESRLAQFLSQKQVDGAALRSLTIDQLDDELKVKRLGSFADEWKKLTKTDAVPYIGVGAVNAKLVDEHPETVAKVIAALRDTLAWGATHHDEVIGILEKSANLPTKDAKVYVGLWDAMNRVSFEPADIATLKLQHMVFIEGGLVKGELKDDLFATQPYADSKALK; translated from the coding sequence ATGCGTAAGCTTTTTGCCGCCGCAGCGTTGGCGACGACTGTTTTTGTTTCTTTCTCCAGCCAGGCGGCCGACGCGGTGCGCATTGGCTATTGGACCAGCGGCGTGAGCCTGGGCTACGGCTCGGTGCTGGAGGCCAAAGACTTCCTGGCCAAGCGCGGCATCGAGGCCACTTTCGTGCATTTTCCCGACGTGAATGCACCCATTCGCGCGCTGGCCGCAGGCTCCATTGACCTGGCGTTCGGAGCGCCGGTGGCCGGGGTGTTCAGCGCCGCAGCTGAAGGGGTGCCGATCAAAATCTTCGCCGCCACTCAGCCTGCGGACGTGCAGTTTGTGGTGCCAGCCGATTCGCCGATCAAATCGGTGGCTGAGTTCAAGGGCAAGAAAATCGGCATGTCGCCCACCGGCTCATCGGTGGCGGTGATCGCCGGGACGGTACTGGCGGGTAACTACGGCATTCAACCCAACGACTTTTCGCTGATTGGCGGCAACGAGTCGCGGCTGGCGCAGTTTCTGTCCCAGAAACAGGTGGACGGTGCAGCGTTGCGCTCGCTGACCATCGACCAGCTGGACGATGAGCTGAAGGTCAAACGCCTGGGCAGCTTCGCCGATGAGTGGAAAAAGCTCACCAAAACCGATGCGGTGCCTTACATCGGCGTCGGCGCGGTGAACGCCAAACTGGTGGATGAGCATCCAGAAACCGTCGCCAAAGTCATCGCCGCACTGCGCGACACCCTGGCCTGGGGCGCGACGCACCATGACGAAGTGATCGGCATCCTGGAGAAAAGCGCCAACCTGCCAACCAAGGACGCAAAAGTCTACGTCGGCCTGTGGGACGCCATGAATCGTGTGTCGTTCGAACCGGCGGACATCGCCACCCTCAAGTTGCAACACATGGTCTTCATCGAAGGCGGGCTGGTCAAAGGCGAGCTCAAGGACGACCTGTTCGCGACCCAGCCGTATGCCGATTCCAAAGCGTTGAAATAA
- the ywrD_3 gene encoding gamma-glutamyltransferase translates to MAFDWQNPYLTTRIPLFARNVVSTSHPLAAQAGLNILLAGGNAVDAAIAAAAMLTVVEPVSNGLGSDAFAILWDGQQLQGLNASGPAPQAWDLEHFRKRYGEDGAGHAKRPVRGWDSVTVPGAVAGWAALHERFGKLPFADLLEPAAQVAERGVTLAPTVAHKWSGAVPLLNTQPGFADVFMPGGRAPRTGEKFVFKDAARTLRLLGQQGGRAFYEGQIAEAIVGFARQTGGSLTLNDLRNYQPEWVAPIAQSYRGYDVHEIPPNGQGIAALIALGILEHFDLGALPLDSAQSQHLQIEAMKLAFADIYQYVADPSSMDVTPEQMLDDAYLDSRAKLINPNKASDPGFGMPRSGGTVYLSAADENGMMISFIQSNYMGFGSGIVVPQYGISLQNRGAGFSSDPASANVVAPGKRPFHTIIPAFLTKDGKPQMSFGVMGGDMQPQGHVQTLVRMLDYNQQPQAACDAPRWKVNRDFSVDLEDTLAAATVDGLRNLGHRLKSVEDPYMDFGSGQFIWRLSDDPDHGYVAASDSRRDGLAAGF, encoded by the coding sequence ATGGCTTTCGATTGGCAAAACCCTTATCTGACTACCCGTATTCCGCTGTTCGCCCGCAACGTGGTATCGACCTCACACCCTCTTGCTGCCCAGGCGGGGCTGAATATACTGCTGGCCGGTGGCAACGCGGTGGATGCGGCCATTGCAGCTGCGGCGATGTTGACCGTGGTCGAGCCGGTGTCTAATGGGCTGGGCAGTGACGCGTTCGCCATCCTCTGGGACGGCCAGCAACTGCAGGGTCTGAACGCTTCCGGCCCGGCGCCTCAGGCCTGGGATCTTGAGCATTTTCGCAAGCGCTATGGCGAGGATGGCGCCGGGCACGCCAAGCGCCCGGTGCGTGGCTGGGATTCGGTCACTGTCCCTGGTGCCGTCGCTGGCTGGGCGGCGTTGCATGAGCGTTTCGGCAAGCTGCCGTTCGCCGATCTTCTGGAGCCGGCGGCGCAGGTGGCTGAACGCGGTGTGACGCTGGCGCCGACTGTGGCGCACAAATGGTCGGGTGCCGTGCCGTTGCTCAATACCCAGCCTGGCTTTGCCGATGTGTTCATGCCCGGCGGACGCGCGCCGCGCACCGGTGAGAAGTTCGTGTTCAAGGACGCCGCCCGTACCTTGCGCCTGCTGGGTCAGCAGGGCGGCCGGGCGTTTTACGAAGGGCAGATCGCCGAAGCCATCGTCGGCTTTGCACGCCAGACCGGCGGGTCGCTCACGCTGAATGACTTGCGCAACTACCAGCCCGAGTGGGTCGCGCCCATCGCCCAGTCTTACCGGGGCTATGACGTACACGAGATTCCGCCAAACGGGCAGGGCATCGCGGCACTGATTGCGCTGGGTATTCTGGAGCATTTTGATCTGGGGGCGTTGCCGCTGGATTCGGCGCAGTCTCAGCATTTGCAGATCGAAGCCATGAAGCTCGCGTTTGCCGATATCTACCAGTACGTCGCCGACCCTTCGAGCATGGACGTCACCCCTGAGCAAATGCTCGATGACGCCTATCTCGACAGCCGCGCCAAACTCATCAACCCGAACAAGGCCAGTGATCCGGGCTTTGGCATGCCCCGCAGCGGCGGCACGGTTTACCTGAGCGCTGCCGACGAGAACGGCATGATGATTTCGTTCATTCAGTCCAACTACATGGGCTTCGGCTCAGGCATCGTGGTGCCGCAATACGGCATCAGTCTGCAGAATCGCGGTGCCGGTTTCTCCAGTGATCCGGCGTCGGCCAATGTGGTCGCGCCCGGCAAGCGGCCATTTCATACCATCATCCCGGCGTTCCTGACCAAGGATGGCAAGCCGCAAATGAGCTTCGGCGTGATGGGCGGCGACATGCAGCCCCAAGGCCATGTGCAGACCCTGGTGCGCATGCTCGACTACAACCAGCAACCCCAGGCCGCCTGCGATGCACCGCGCTGGAAGGTCAACCGGGACTTTTCCGTGGATCTGGAAGACACCCTGGCCGCCGCCACGGTGGACGGCTTGCGTAATCTGGGCCATCGCTTGAAATCCGTGGAAGACCCGTACATGGACTTCGGCTCCGGGCAATTCATCTGGCGTCTGTCCGATGATCCGGACCATGGTTACGTGGCGGCCAGTGATAGTCGGCGGGATGGGTTGGCTGCGGGGTTTTAG